A window of the Deferribacterota bacterium genome harbors these coding sequences:
- a CDS encoding ABC transporter ATP-binding protein — MNDYILNIKDLHKSFMKARQKIEVLVNFNIEIAKGEFVVIVGPSGSGKSTLLHILGGLDTPDSGLLLYNNQNIFGKNNNMDNYRKHVVGFVFQHHYLMPDFTILENVMIPAMVAGLGDKEAKEKAYKVIEFLGLSDRIEHYPAECSGGEGQRAAICRALINNPEIILADEPTGNLDRKNSDNVLNIFLNENKRGTTIIVATHDENIANCADKVVHLEKR, encoded by the coding sequence ATGAATGATTATATATTGAATATTAAGGATTTGCATAAATCTTTTATGAAGGCTCGCCAAAAAATAGAAGTATTAGTTAATTTTAATATAGAAATTGCTAAAGGAGAGTTTGTTGTTATTGTAGGACCATCAGGTTCTGGTAAATCAACGCTGTTGCATATCCTAGGTGGACTTGACACGCCTGATAGTGGCCTTTTATTGTATAATAATCAAAATATATTTGGGAAAAACAACAATATGGATAACTATAGAAAACACGTTGTTGGTTTTGTGTTTCAACATCACTATCTAATGCCAGATTTTACAATATTAGAAAATGTTATGATACCTGCAATGGTTGCAGGATTAGGGGATAAAGAAGCTAAAGAGAAAGCTTATAAGGTTATAGAGTTTTTAGGGCTCTCAGATAGGATAGAACATTATCCTGCAGAGTGTTCTGGTGGAGAAGGGCAAAGGGCTGCAATTTGTAGAGCCTTAATCAATAATCCAGAGATTATTTTAGCGGATGAACCTACAGGTAATTTAGATAGAAAAAATAGTGATAACGTTTTAAATATTTTTTTAAATGAAAATAAAAGAGGAACAACTATAATTGTTGCAACCCATGATGAAAATATTGCAAATTGTGCAGATAAGGTTGTACACTTAGAAAAGAGGTAG